A region from the Coprothermobacter sp. genome encodes:
- a CDS encoding 30S ribosomal protein S8, whose translation MSRVDALSDFLTRVRNANLVYHDSTIAPYSEMNSALALILKRQGYVGGVSEIIRDNRKYLKLDLKYTKTRGRYITGLKRISLPGRRIYVKKDAVPRVLMGAGMAIISTPQGLMTDVQARKEGLGGEVICFVW comes from the coding sequence ATGTCCAGAGTTGACGCACTTTCGGATTTCTTGACCAGGGTGAGAAATGCGAACCTGGTCTACCACGACTCTACCATTGCCCCGTATTCCGAGATGAACAGTGCACTCGCGCTGATTCTCAAGAGACAGGGCTATGTTGGTGGTGTTTCGGAGATCATCCGCGACAACCGCAAGTACTTGAAGCTCGATCTCAAATACACAAAGACTCGTGGTCGTTACATTACCGGCCTGAAGCGTATCAGTCTTCCAGGCCGCCGCATCTATGTGAAGAAAGATGCAGTGCCGCGCGTTCTGATGGGCGCCGGTATGGCAATCATCTCCACCCCGCAGGGGCTGATGACCGACGTGCAGGCTCGCAAGGAAGGGCTTGGCGGCGAGGTCATCTGCTTCGTCTGGTAA
- a CDS encoding type Z 30S ribosomal protein S14, translated as MARKAMINKALRKPKFSTRAHNRCKICGRSRGYYREFGLCRLCFRKMALEGKLPGVKKASW; from the coding sequence ATGGCAAGAAAAGCTATGATCAACAAGGCTCTTCGCAAGCCCAAGTTCTCGACCAGGGCCCACAACAGGTGCAAGATCTGTGGGCGGTCCCGCGGGTACTATCGGGAGTTCGGCCTGTGCAGGCTCTGCTTCCGCAAGATGGCACTCGAAGGGAAGCTTCCGGGCGTCAAGAAGGCTAGCTGGTAG